The sequence ATCCATTCCCACGGATGCGAGAATTTTCAGCATTTTTTCCGTGCTTATGTCAGTTCCGAGGAGGGCATTCACTTTTTCAGGGGTGAACATCACTTCGGGTTTTGTAACTCTTTTATAGTCATTGGAAAGAACGCCTCTGCAAACTGAGCCTCCGGCAAATGAAGCAAGCAGGCTTGCCGCGTAGTCTACCATGCGGATTGTGTTTACCGGGTCAATTCCCCTTTCGTATCTGTAGGATGAGTCTGTCTGCATGCCGAGTCTTCTGGCGGTGAGGCGTGTGCTCTCCGGCTTGAAGTATGCGCACTCAAGGAAAACATCCGTGGTGTCGTCACTGATTCCCGAATGCTCGCCGCCCATGATTCCGGCGACTGCGAGCGCTTTTTCCTCATCACAGATGAGAAGCATGTAATCTTTAAGGGTTCTTTCTTTTTCATCAAGGGTGAGAAGCTTTTCGCCTTCGGCGGCGTTTCGGACTACTATGCCGTTTCTGATCATGCGCAGATCAAATGTATGGAGCGGCTGACCATACTCAAACATCACATAGTTTGTAACATCCACCACATTGTTTATAGGGCGCACACCTGCGGCACGCAGCCTGTTCTGCACCCAGAGAGGCGAGGGGGCGATTTTCACGCCTTTTATCACCCTGCCGAGGTAGACAGGGCATTTTTCTTCGTCATTAACTTTTACATATGAATAGTTTGAAGCGGCATCCGCCGTTTCCTCAAGTTTAAATTCCTTTGCTTTCAGCGGAAGGCTGTATATTGCGGCTATTTCACGGGCAACGCCTATAACACTAAGACAGTCTGACCTGTTGGGAGTTATGGACACCTCAAGCACAGTGTCGCCGAGTCCGAGAATCTCGTTTATGTCCGCACCGAGGGGGAGAGATTCAGGCAGGGGCATTATTCCGTCAGACTTTTCGGCAAGACCGAGCTCCGCTTCGGAGCAGATCATCCCGCAGGATTCGATTCCCCTGATTTTTGCTCTTTTGATTTTGAAATTGCCGGGGAGCACAGCGTCAATTTTGGCAAAAGGCACTGTCTGCCCCGCCGCGACGTTCGGCGCACCGCACACAACCTGATATTCCTCTGTCCCGTCCGTAACTCTGCAAAGGGAGAGCTTGTCGGCATCGGGATGTTTCTCACGGTGGAGAACCTTTGCCACGACAGTGTTTTCGGCTCTCTCTGATTTATGTACGCCTTCGATCTCAAGCCCCGCCATTGTGAGCCTGTGGCAGAGGTCGTTTATGCCTATGCCTGATATATCTACAAATTCGTTTAACCAGCTGATACATACCTTCATTACATTAACTCCTAGAACTGCTTCAAAAAGAGGTGATTCTCTTATCTTATAATAGTTCGTAAAAACCTACATCCTGTGGTTGTTACTCACACGCTCGCGCCGCACTGAGTGCGCCTTCGCTCCGCACGGCGGAATCCCTTCCGTGGGATTCCTAGAACTGCTTCAAAAATTTGAGGTGATTCTCTTATCTTATAATAGTTCGTAAAAACCTACATCCTGTGGTTGTTACTCACACGCTCGCGCCGCACTGAGTGCGTCTTCGCTCCGCACGGCGGAATCCCTTCCGTGGGATTCCTAGAACTGCTTCAAAAATTTGAGGTGATTCTCAAAAAACAGACGAAGGTCGTCTATGCCGTATTTCAGCATGGCGATACGCTCTATACCCATACCGAAGGCGAAGCCTCTGTATTTCTCCGCATCGTAGTCCACGTGTTTGAACACGGCGGGGTCAACCATTCCGCAGCCGAGAATCTCAAGCCAGCCGGTCTGTTTGCACACACGGCACCCTTTGCTTCCGCAGATTACGCAGCCCATGTCCACCTCTGCGCTGGGTTCGGTGAAGGGAAAGAAGCTGGGGCGGAAACGCACAGGCACGTTATCGCCGAACATTTTCTGTATGAACACAGTGAGAATCCCTTTCAGGTCGCCGAAGGTGGTTCTTTCATCCACAAGGAGCCCTTCCACCTGATGGAACATCGGCGTGTGGGTTATGTCGCTGTCACAGCGGTAAACCTTTCCGGGGGCTATTATCTTCACAGGAGGTTTGTTTTTCAGCATAGTACGCACCTGCACAGGGGATGTGTGAGTGCGCATAAGTATCTCATCTGTTATGTAAAACGTGTCCTGCATGTCTCTTGCGGGGTGCTCTTTGGGTATGTTGAGCGCCTCAAAGTTATAGAAATCGTGTTCAACCTCGGGACCTATAGCCACCTCAAAGCCCATGGCGCTGAAAATATCCACTATCTCGTCAAAGACCTTTGTGACAGGATGAATGCTTCCGGCGGTGAAAGGAAGTCCGGGAAGAGTTATATCCAGAGATTCTCCCGTGAGCTTGGCGTTTTTTTCCGCGCCTTTGAGCTCAAGCTCCTTCGCATCGTGCAGAGCTTCAAAATCCGCACGGAGGGAGCCTATTTTCATTCCCGCCTCTTTCTTATCCTCATGTGAGGATATGTCCTTGAGCTGTCTGTTAAGGTTGCTTATAAGCCCGTTTTTACCGAGATACTTCACTTTCACCTGATACAGGGCATCAAGAGAGCCTGCCTGAGCAATCTCCGTCCTGTAGCCTTCGAGTCCGCTTATGTCGAGCTGCATTTATCGTTCTCCGCTTTCTTTCACAAATTCAGTTAAGCAAGCATGATATTAAAAACAGGTGCAAAATGGCAAGGAATTATTTGAAAAATGCTGATTTAAGACATCAACTAAACTTGACATTTTTTGACACTTATTATCAATAAGTACAACATTTTCTTGATTTTTTAGTTTCATAGTGCCTCTGTAAATTTTTTTTTGCGGAGGATATAATAATATGTCACATGATAACGACAACAAGACCAGACTTGGAAGACGCCAGTTCCTTAAGCTTTCAGCAACGGCAATGAGCGCCGCCGCTGTGGGAATGACAGTCGGCTGCGGCAGTTCTTCCAGTTCGGACAGCGCTGAGACTGCGGCTCCCAGAGCAGTTCTTCCCACCTCTACGGCATGGAAATTCGGAGTTATCTCAGATACTCAGTGGACAAAGAATGATGACGGTGAAAACCCCGCTTCAACCGCAGTTGACATAATCAACAATGTAAATGACGAATTTGTAAGACACGGCGTTAAGCTTGTTGTCGCAGTGGGAGACCTCACTGATGACGCAAGACAAAACTTCACCGCTACCCACACTCCCACCGGCACGGTAATCAGCTACACAGCCGAAGACGGTTTCGGGATAAGAGCCCGTTACACGCAGAGACTGTACAATGAAGGAATAGGCTTTTTCCCTCTGAGAGGCAATCACGATGACTCCGCTGCTGCTGCTACACAGTTCCTCCGTTTTTTTCCGCAGACACGCACAGGAGAGCAGAACAACCAGAGCATTCAATCCACAGCTTACTCTGTCCAGAACCCCGATGTTCAGTGGCTTCCCGAAATCCCCAGAACAAACACGGCAGCATTTACCATGGGTTCAAACTTTTCAAGCCCGGTTTCAGCAAACATCAGTGACATGACAGGACTTTCGTACTCATTCGATTACAGCAACGTGCGCTTTGTGCTCCTTGACCACTTCACTGCTGAAGACGGAGCATACAACGACACAACCCCCGTTGAGAATGCTGTTGAAACCACCGCAAACCCTATCATGCACCAGCAGGACTGGATAAGCGGCAGGCTTTCAGGACGCTCGGCGAATACGCATGCCTTCTGTTTTGCTCACAAGGGGCTGCTGACTCAGGATCACTCTGATGTCATGTTCGGCTACACTGTTGACAATATTCTGGCTCCGGATTTCAGCACGTTTGCAGCCCCCGGACTGGATGAATACATAACAAGTCTTGAAGAGAACGGCGTCCGCTACCATATAAACGGACACGATCACATGCACGACCGCAGCCTTGTAAAATCTTTAAACGGTTCAGAAGCAAAGGTTATGCAGATTGTAACCGCTTCTGACAGCTCCAAGTTTTATACTCCGGGCAGTGATGTTGAAGATACGGCGGCAGATTATGGTATCACACTTGTCAACAAATCAAACGATGCGCTCCTCTGGGGCGGACAGCGTCAGGAACTCGTTGCTCAGGAGCTCTATACTGTCGGCTACTATATTTTTACAGTTGACGGTCCTGTGGTCACTGTGGATTTCTACTCTGCCCCCGCATATGCGGAAGACAGTTTCTCGACCACACCCACACTCAACTTCTCAAAGAGAGAAACCTTCGGCTACAGCCTTAACGGCGAATCCTACACCATCGCTCAGGGCGGAGACCTCACAGTAGTTGATTCCACAAGCACCGGCGGAACGAACGCAAAAATAATCAACGGCAAAAACGGCAACCTCCAGCAGGAATCAGCTTCCGGACGCAGGTTTAATATTCATGTGAACACAGGCTGGCTTGACGCACAGGATTCTTTAAGTGAAATATTCTTCCTTAACGGTATGGCATACACCATGGGAAGCGAGCAAACAGATGTTTTCACACTGTCCATGAGCTATGATTCTTCCAAAGTCAGCTCCGCTGAAATTGCAGGCGGCAAATTCGGAATAGCTACAAACGATGAAGACGGAACATGGATAAATGCCGTTAACCAGAACTTCGGCGGCGGGAACACATTCGTTCAGCGCGAATGGCAGTCGGACGACAAACTCGGCACATGGGGCGTAGATACAGCGTCAGGCACTGTCTGGGCTGTAGTAAACTATAACGGCTATTTCGCTGTGGTTAAAGGCATGGCGTAACAAGCTGAGAGATTCTTTAGCAAACTGAATTACTGCAAACCAATAAAAAGGGGGAGCCTGACACGGCTTCCCCTTTCCGTTATTATTTATGAACAAACATTCAGACACGTTTAACCGGAGAAGTGCTAACGCAGTT is a genomic window of Geovibrio thiophilus containing:
- the pheT gene encoding phenylalanine--tRNA ligase subunit beta, with product MKVCISWLNEFVDISGIGINDLCHRLTMAGLEIEGVHKSERAENTVVAKVLHREKHPDADKLSLCRVTDGTEEYQVVCGAPNVAAGQTVPFAKIDAVLPGNFKIKRAKIRGIESCGMICSEAELGLAEKSDGIMPLPESLPLGADINEILGLGDTVLEVSITPNRSDCLSVIGVAREIAAIYSLPLKAKEFKLEETADAASNYSYVKVNDEEKCPVYLGRVIKGVKIAPSPLWVQNRLRAAGVRPINNVVDVTNYVMFEYGQPLHTFDLRMIRNGIVVRNAAEGEKLLTLDEKERTLKDYMLLICDEEKALAVAGIMGGEHSGISDDTTDVFLECAYFKPESTRLTARRLGMQTDSSYRYERGIDPVNTIRMVDYAASLLASFAGGSVCRGVLSNDYKRVTKPEVMFTPEKVNALLGTDISTEKMLKILASVGMDAEECAEGYKVTSPSWRVDIERWQDVAEEVARLYGYDNIRATVPLIPADSDRLMPLLTHKRLLQNKLASLGFSEAVNYSFMNDKYLGIFDDRERFVILKNPISEDMNALRTYVFPGVVSTILYNVNRGAKAANIFETSSVYIKEGEGIPLQETRLAFAVYGGYWGLSWNTKPVEEAFYALKGVVENILAGYNLGKVSYTRSERAFMHPGKSAEIMLDGESLGFFGELHPDTLEAVDSDQPICVCEIFLERLLEKELEKKKYSKFSKLPTVFKDFSIAVSKSVRSADITDAVSKESKLIESVTLFDTYSGKGLADDEISLAFRIFFSDPEKTLTDEETNAVLRNAIAKLEKDFGARLR
- a CDS encoding metallophosphoesterase family protein — translated: MSHDNDNKTRLGRRQFLKLSATAMSAAAVGMTVGCGSSSSSDSAETAAPRAVLPTSTAWKFGVISDTQWTKNDDGENPASTAVDIINNVNDEFVRHGVKLVVAVGDLTDDARQNFTATHTPTGTVISYTAEDGFGIRARYTQRLYNEGIGFFPLRGNHDDSAAAATQFLRFFPQTRTGEQNNQSIQSTAYSVQNPDVQWLPEIPRTNTAAFTMGSNFSSPVSANISDMTGLSYSFDYSNVRFVLLDHFTAEDGAYNDTTPVENAVETTANPIMHQQDWISGRLSGRSANTHAFCFAHKGLLTQDHSDVMFGYTVDNILAPDFSTFAAPGLDEYITSLEENGVRYHINGHDHMHDRSLVKSLNGSEAKVMQIVTASDSSKFYTPGSDVEDTAADYGITLVNKSNDALLWGGQRQELVAQELYTVGYYIFTVDGPVVTVDFYSAPAYAEDSFSTTPTLNFSKRETFGYSLNGESYTIAQGGDLTVVDSTSTGGTNAKIINGKNGNLQQESASGRRFNIHVNTGWLDAQDSLSEIFFLNGMAYTMGSEQTDVFTLSMSYDSSKVSSAEIAGGKFGIATNDEDGTWINAVNQNFGGGNTFVQREWQSDDKLGTWGVDTASGTVWAVVNYNGYFAVVKGMA
- the pheS gene encoding phenylalanine--tRNA ligase subunit alpha is translated as MQLDISGLEGYRTEIAQAGSLDALYQVKVKYLGKNGLISNLNRQLKDISSHEDKKEAGMKIGSLRADFEALHDAKELELKGAEKNAKLTGESLDITLPGLPFTAGSIHPVTKVFDEIVDIFSAMGFEVAIGPEVEHDFYNFEALNIPKEHPARDMQDTFYITDEILMRTHTSPVQVRTMLKNKPPVKIIAPGKVYRCDSDITHTPMFHQVEGLLVDERTTFGDLKGILTVFIQKMFGDNVPVRFRPSFFPFTEPSAEVDMGCVICGSKGCRVCKQTGWLEILGCGMVDPAVFKHVDYDAEKYRGFAFGMGIERIAMLKYGIDDLRLFFENHLKFLKQF